A portion of the Pseudomonas synxantha BG33R genome contains these proteins:
- a CDS encoding AAA family ATPase, which produces MKILAIRLKNLASLAGPFEIDFTAEPLASAGLFAITGPTGAGKSTLLDALCLALFGAVPRLGDTGQAKMPDADTDISIGDPRTLIRRGTGGGYAEVDFVGVSGRRYRARWEANRARDKASGKLQNSRQSLIDLDSEQLLASQKTEYKTQLELALGLNFEQFTRAVLLAQSEFSAFLKANDNERSELLEKLTDTALYTQLGRRAFDKAKEARDAHKQLQDQATGVVPLAPEARVELDQQLAEAQQQLKTQQAQLKQLELQHTWLKELREWQERQLSAVEQLQQAQQQWDSQGPQRQDLNRLEQLAPQRHHFLRQAELGTLLTPLAAQIQQQLEQQVALHTRQDQAQQQQLAAQTALVDALKNQAEAAPLLRQAVEEQNTLAHLTRELAKRSEEKQQQQSACNEGHALLKGLQDTQTQVAERLHRLATELEHSAALAPLSEAWNAYRDRLQQLMVIGNRLNKGEAELPQLEQRASAAAEQFTQQREALDLLYQEAGAEPHAVAEQIQLLASLLQDNRKQQRAFEDLARLWDSQQQLDQQTAALTQKLTDAAQRREQLNQSGLQTKAELSVAEQTLTVTKQLLERQRLARSASVEELRAQLQDDQPCPVCGSHEHPYHQPEALLQSLGRHDENEEATAQKAVDDLKEKLNELRGEVGGLIAEQKEFLRQQEQLAIHQQGLAQSLEAHPLAASLFNQDAAKRSGWLAQQLAQLTQSLTQDEQRQGALLNLQQNAGRLQQQLQAAQEASQQARQLLVDQQRELAKDRERLDAELATFATLLPTQTLEGLRSAPAATFMQLDQQVSQRLEQLGHQRDELAEQQERQQAIEKQQTHQQHRQQQLDALTLQVTEVASQQQAVQEKLSALLGDHASAEHWQQQLEQAVAQSRQSETDANHELHTVHTALVQLAADLKAQQDRQHALQAEQQALETRINEWRTLHPDLDNQGLSRLLAFDEARIAQLRQDLNSSEKAVEQAKVLLQEREQRLAEHQALHNGNLDADQLDHTLAALNQQLAEGEKQCAELRARQAEDQRRQDANQALAEQITKAYEEWQRWARLNALIGSATGDTFRKIAQAYNLDLLVHHANVQLRQLVRRYRLKRGGSMLGLLVMDTEMGDELRSVHSLSGGETFLVSLALALGLASMASSTLKIESLFIDEGFGSLDPESLQLAMDALDGLQAQGRKVAVISHVQEMHERIPVQIQVKRQGNGLSTLEVK; this is translated from the coding sequence ATGAAGATCCTCGCTATCCGCCTGAAAAACCTCGCCTCCCTGGCCGGCCCGTTCGAGATCGACTTTACCGCCGAGCCCCTGGCCAGTGCGGGCCTGTTCGCTATCACCGGGCCGACCGGCGCGGGTAAAAGCACGCTGCTTGATGCATTGTGCCTGGCGTTGTTCGGCGCGGTGCCGCGCCTGGGCGATACCGGCCAGGCCAAGATGCCGGACGCCGACACCGATATTTCCATTGGCGATCCGCGCACGCTGATTCGGCGCGGCACCGGCGGCGGTTATGCCGAAGTGGATTTCGTCGGCGTCAGCGGCCGTCGCTACCGCGCGCGCTGGGAAGCCAACCGCGCCCGCGACAAGGCCAGCGGCAAGTTGCAGAACAGCCGGCAAAGCTTGATCGACCTGGACAGCGAGCAACTGCTGGCCAGCCAGAAAACCGAATACAAGACTCAGCTTGAGCTGGCCTTGGGCCTGAACTTCGAGCAGTTCACCCGTGCGGTATTGCTGGCGCAAAGCGAGTTCAGCGCCTTCCTCAAGGCCAATGACAATGAGCGCAGCGAACTGCTGGAAAAGCTCACCGACACCGCGCTGTACACCCAACTGGGGCGACGTGCATTCGACAAGGCCAAGGAGGCCAGGGACGCCCACAAACAGCTGCAAGACCAGGCCACCGGCGTAGTGCCCCTGGCGCCTGAAGCCCGCGTCGAACTCGATCAACAGTTGGCCGAAGCCCAGCAACAACTCAAGACCCAGCAGGCCCAGCTCAAGCAGTTGGAGTTGCAGCACACCTGGCTTAAAGAGTTGCGTGAGTGGCAAGAGCGCCAGCTCAGCGCCGTCGAACAACTGCAGCAGGCCCAGCAGCAGTGGGACAGCCAAGGCCCGCAACGCCAGGACCTCAATCGCCTGGAGCAATTGGCACCGCAACGTCATCACTTCCTGCGCCAGGCTGAACTCGGCACCCTGCTGACGCCACTCGCGGCACAGATTCAGCAACAGCTTGAGCAGCAAGTCGCCCTGCATACCCGCCAGGACCAGGCGCAACAACAGCAACTGGCTGCCCAAACGGCGCTGGTCGACGCCCTGAAAAACCAGGCCGAGGCGGCTCCCCTGCTGCGCCAGGCCGTTGAAGAACAGAACACCCTCGCCCACTTGACCCGGGAACTGGCCAAGCGCAGCGAAGAAAAACAACAACAGCAAAGCGCCTGCAACGAAGGCCACGCCCTGCTCAAGGGTTTGCAGGACACGCAAACCCAAGTCGCCGAGCGCCTGCACCGCCTGGCCACCGAGCTTGAGCACAGCGCCGCCCTTGCCCCGCTGAGCGAAGCCTGGAACGCCTACCGCGACCGTCTGCAACAGCTGATGGTGATCGGCAATCGCCTCAACAAGGGCGAGGCTGAACTGCCGCAACTCGAACAGCGTGCCAGCGCCGCCGCCGAACAATTCACCCAACAGCGCGAAGCCCTTGACCTGCTCTACCAGGAAGCCGGTGCCGAACCCCACGCGGTGGCCGAGCAAATTCAGTTGCTGGCCAGCCTGCTGCAGGATAATCGCAAGCAACAGCGTGCCTTCGAGGACCTGGCCCGCTTGTGGGACAGCCAGCAGCAACTGGATCAACAGACAGCCGCGCTGACACAAAAGCTCACCGACGCCGCGCAACGCCGCGAGCAACTGAACCAGAGCGGTTTGCAAACCAAGGCCGAACTCAGCGTGGCTGAGCAAACCCTCACGGTGACCAAGCAACTGCTGGAACGTCAGCGTCTGGCCCGCAGTGCCAGCGTCGAAGAGTTGCGCGCGCAATTGCAGGATGACCAGCCCTGCCCGGTGTGCGGCAGCCACGAGCATCCGTATCACCAGCCCGAAGCCCTGTTGCAGAGCCTGGGTCGCCATGACGAGAACGAAGAAGCCACGGCGCAAAAGGCGGTCGACGACCTCAAGGAAAAACTCAACGAACTGCGCGGAGAAGTCGGTGGCCTGATCGCCGAACAAAAGGAGTTCCTGCGCCAACAGGAACAGCTGGCGATACACCAGCAAGGCCTGGCACAGAGCCTGGAAGCCCATCCGCTGGCCGCTTCGTTGTTCAACCAGGACGCGGCCAAACGCAGCGGCTGGCTGGCTCAGCAACTGGCCCAACTGACCCAGAGCCTCACTCAGGACGAACAACGCCAGGGCGCCCTGCTCAACCTGCAACAAAACGCCGGGCGCCTTCAGCAGCAATTGCAAGCCGCCCAGGAGGCCAGCCAGCAAGCCCGGCAGCTGCTGGTGGACCAGCAACGGGAATTGGCCAAGGACCGCGAACGCCTCGACGCAGAACTCGCCACCTTCGCCACCCTGTTGCCCACCCAAACCCTGGAGGGCTTGCGCAGTGCGCCTGCGGCGACCTTCATGCAACTCGACCAGCAGGTCAGTCAACGCCTTGAGCAATTGGGCCATCAGCGCGATGAACTGGCCGAGCAGCAGGAGCGCCAGCAGGCCATCGAGAAACAGCAGACCCACCAGCAACATCGCCAGCAGCAGCTCGACGCGCTCACGCTGCAAGTCACCGAAGTGGCCTCACAGCAACAAGCTGTTCAAGAAAAACTCAGCGCCTTGCTGGGCGACCACGCCAGCGCCGAACACTGGCAGCAGCAACTGGAGCAGGCCGTCGCGCAGTCACGCCAAAGCGAGACCGACGCCAACCACGAGCTGCACACCGTGCACACGGCCCTGGTCCAACTGGCTGCTGACCTTAAGGCCCAGCAGGACCGCCAGCACGCGCTGCAAGCGGAACAACAAGCGCTTGAAACACGCATCAATGAATGGCGCACGCTGCACCCCGACCTGGATAACCAGGGCCTGTCACGTTTATTGGCCTTCGATGAGGCCCGGATCGCGCAGCTACGCCAGGACCTGAACAGCAGCGAAAAAGCTGTCGAGCAAGCCAAGGTACTGCTGCAAGAGCGCGAACAGCGCTTGGCCGAACACCAGGCCTTGCACAACGGCAATCTCGACGCCGATCAACTGGACCACACCCTGGCGGCGCTCAATCAGCAGCTGGCCGAAGGCGAGAAGCAGTGCGCCGAACTGCGCGCCCGCCAAGCCGAAGATCAACGCCGCCAGGACGCCAACCAGGCCCTGGCCGAACAGATCACCAAGGCCTATGAAGAATGGCAGCGCTGGGCGCGCCTGAATGCGTTGATCGGTTCGGCCACCGGCGACACCTTCCGCAAGATCGCCCAGGCCTACAACCTCGATTTGCTGGTGCACCATGCCAACGTGCAGTTGCGCCAACTGGTGCGCCGCTACCGGCTTAAACGCGGCGGCAGTATGCTCGGGCTGTTGGTGATGGACACGGAGATGGGTGACGAATTGCGCTCGGTACACTCACTGTCCGGTGGCGAAACCTTCCTGGTGTCATTGGCGCTGGCCTTGGGCCTGGCGTCCATGGCCTCAAGCACCTTGAAGATCGAGTCGCTGTTTATCGATGAAGGTTTCGGCAGCCTCGACCCCGAGTCCCTGCAATTGGCCATGGACGCTTTGGATGGTTTGCAGGCTCAGGGCCGCAAGGTGGCGGTGATCTCTCACGTTCAGGAAATGCACGAGCGTATCCCGGTGCAAATCCAGGTCAAGCGCCAGGGCAATGGCCTGAGCACCCTGGAGGTCAAGTGA
- a CDS encoding DUF5629 family protein, producing MTAESATLPDTLETSDMLEIDGLHAFDFELNDEKLLITAMDGRAEKRWAFSLAQVQAATFDDTLQSWTLTGESGEHRLICMSAFTGNNNDEDEADDDA from the coding sequence ATGACTGCCGAATCTGCCACCCTGCCGGACACCCTTGAAACCAGCGACATGCTTGAAATCGATGGCTTGCACGCTTTTGACTTCGAACTCAATGACGAGAAGTTGCTGATCACCGCCATGGACGGCCGTGCAGAAAAACGCTGGGCATTCAGCCTGGCCCAGGTGCAGGCGGCCACGTTCGACGACACCCTGCAAAGCTGGACCCTTACCGGTGAATCGGGCGAGCATCGTCTGATCTGCATGAGCGCTTTCACCGGCAACAATAACGATGAGGATGAAGCCGATGATGATGCGTAA
- a CDS encoding lactonase family protein has protein sequence MMMRKFWPLLMAGSVGAMSVQAAPADTYELLVGSYTAGTSEGIYRLQFDSRTGQFSGKPVLAAKTANPSWLTVSKDQKYLFVVNENGPGQKDPVGRVSSYSIDPQNHQLTLINQVQSLGNEPTHSSVAADGRHLFVANYSVLEDPGGSLAVLPVGAEGKLSAPVQLSGHPASRVNPERQASNHVHSVVSSPDGKYVYVQDLGADKVFVYQYDPKANHELPLTPANPASVQLPPGSGPRHLLFSADGKHAWLTTEMSAQVAVFDYSDGKLTQTQLLDYAAGQPVSDKAGAALHASSDGKFLYVSNRGTANQLLVFSIDPATAHLKEIQRRSVEGDHPREFSLDPSGKFLLIANQKSNEIVVVERDPKTGLLGKTVQQLPIDAPSDLKFLVRQ, from the coding sequence ATGATGATGCGTAAATTCTGGCCCCTGCTGATGGCCGGCAGTGTTGGTGCCATGTCGGTGCAGGCTGCACCGGCTGACACCTATGAACTGCTGGTGGGCAGCTACACTGCCGGTACCAGCGAAGGCATCTACCGCCTGCAATTCGACAGCCGCACCGGGCAGTTCAGCGGCAAGCCGGTGCTGGCGGCCAAGACGGCCAACCCGTCGTGGTTGACGGTTTCCAAGGACCAGAAGTACCTGTTTGTGGTCAACGAGAACGGTCCAGGCCAGAAAGACCCGGTGGGTCGTGTCAGCAGTTACAGCATCGACCCGCAAAATCATCAGCTCACCCTGATCAACCAGGTGCAGAGCCTGGGCAACGAGCCGACCCATTCCAGCGTCGCCGCCGATGGGCGTCACCTGTTCGTTGCCAACTATTCGGTACTCGAAGACCCGGGCGGCAGCCTGGCGGTGCTGCCGGTAGGCGCCGAGGGCAAGCTGTCGGCCCCGGTGCAGTTGAGCGGGCATCCGGCCAGCCGGGTAAATCCTGAGCGCCAGGCGTCCAATCACGTGCATTCTGTGGTGTCGTCGCCGGATGGCAAGTACGTGTATGTGCAGGACCTGGGCGCGGACAAAGTGTTTGTCTACCAGTACGATCCCAAGGCCAATCACGAATTGCCGCTGACGCCGGCCAACCCGGCCTCGGTGCAACTGCCACCCGGCAGCGGCCCACGTCATTTGCTGTTCAGCGCCGACGGCAAACACGCCTGGCTGACCACCGAAATGAGCGCTCAGGTCGCGGTGTTCGATTACAGCGATGGCAAGCTGACGCAAACCCAGCTGCTGGACTATGCCGCTGGCCAACCGGTGTCCGACAAGGCCGGCGCGGCGCTGCATGCGTCAAGCGATGGCAAGTTCCTCTACGTGAGCAACCGCGGTACCGCCAATCAGTTGCTGGTGTTCAGCATCGACCCGGCCACCGCGCACCTCAAGGAAATCCAGCGTCGCTCTGTGGAAGGTGATCACCCTCGCGAGTTCAGCCTCGACCCGAGCGGCAAGTTCCTGCTGATCGCCAACCAGAAAAGCAATGAAATCGTGGTGGTTGAACGCGACCCCAAGACCGGTCTGTTGGGTAAAACCGTGCAGCAATTGCCGATCGATGCCCCCAGCGACCTCAAGTTCCTGGTGCGTCAATAA
- a CDS encoding dermonecrotic toxin domain-containing protein produces the protein MPGIDMQAIELIIRSLRTTLKSGFEQALVRHFNGNAYDTPELETNRWLWLSDTLRDTLQTAALKQPRLTDTQRETLDQLATYPDQVHRQAAKGNAAAKVFILDTTVSHGATSSAQLSPDLLITREVDGRTQVLHTTPAGVVTPYDSLQAFGEAWGRNLEKVFVFDSLNWKRQEIDANIFDTQAALILNAMVENVASIALPTSGTLDQLEQAFFRASDPSPWFTGAYAANAAELGRLRNNLPGWLKNASEADRDTYRRHSLALASSVQRNNGRTFLDGIPDIRTYAQQQLDEQLSGKGYTAKDVEVVFKVAVGNLGSGYIERVKMSLVDMALNNLAGLPKGEMEVHLRGQPSSDPQMPQMLKNLISSVDIGSHYPQLLNRELLSKTPQSQERAARFVEQVPIQLAMQALGLKLKGEAGMTAQGYRFIEALTQPGAGSKQVDGQEITVRPLAFVRKPGATPDVVDNMFIIEPLAGTSGPHILYRAQLKPALLEFASRDALLEAIRQPGALQDSVLAWLKDDKVRAVYGNGGFRIPNIARFTVFNEFDPPTTPKPTTLAVDGYAEATKLRQDQLNGGLFTHWFRSNANSLVTLAQGQSTSDAESRWASHKELGWLLFNTLLPVLRGPGAMAGWLLQLANSEEDIKRLSTPNDPDPTSAVIDLLINLGMTLTHAPTSEPGKPAQSFEHFEQDAHSDSRGPLPRDSNQPIVRQAVIRQDPTPPSSGNFGGNGTAIDIRLSSPRGLTPSLLAHIDSFKVTAPTTPGLPIAEGIKKGLYRVNDKLYANIDNHWYRVATDLDGPYVIDEQNKARTAPPIQRDAQGRWHFDVAPKLKGGMPKNESPQDMVKKNLLAQKQAKANFQRSTRELTKVVEAHESALKEIQTSLSDYEAARKKLKTLRNLSRSEGSAQRFLAPYLEQYEVSERLKSNLDQQLQALKPLTQTLKVAGEKAIEIIAPKKFGGVDDLSKFKEDRSEVYEKVLHALTEIDDVYTKLANDARHVGVNGASLEELIRQSNNDSEIAYDELMQVSEMAYHATENLLASKQAVSDTFDQWKNDSPFGNKNAEEYIKERYTSPPAARILTSKLNRMSFLKLLTTTWSARSAGATDRLQMKRFLTESLKTEIVAFNDLRQYTGYTLSERNAALTTIITKYKQVLSDSLLMQEEHPELFRAQYHQRFTEVLNELIAEAEAELVQVVEEEQFLIPKAPPRSDQRAKPSNQRVFKTEDNETLIGTLRAPEPGQTFDIVDVIDPQSGQPMESYSEHANDRGWVKIIRGQPTPPRLTSPPRSLANYKSEAQKLMSDAAKEEQSILFQKRKLNDPARRDTVTPKDWNDMLEPLANKLRETADQAEASHRARPETADLVAQWRAAADELLQKARQHAADGFLVQPPTAENVDFLWTHRFVDINLVKRDFQLKPNDFLTEYQVRKKGEVEPLWYAHFHYPQKGWKRADHNAAHLKIPSQRYKTQKDLIREAGNNGVVEKITKTSITAPLDQKLFLDL, from the coding sequence GTGCCGGGCATCGATATGCAAGCCATCGAATTGATCATCCGCAGCCTGCGAACCACTCTCAAAAGCGGCTTCGAACAAGCGCTGGTTCGCCACTTCAACGGCAACGCCTATGACACCCCCGAGCTTGAGACAAACCGTTGGCTATGGCTGAGCGACACACTCAGGGACACCTTGCAAACCGCTGCATTGAAACAACCCAGGCTCACCGACACGCAACGCGAGACTCTCGATCAGCTCGCCACCTACCCGGATCAAGTGCACCGCCAAGCCGCAAAAGGCAACGCAGCGGCCAAGGTATTTATCCTCGACACCACCGTAAGCCATGGCGCCACCAGTTCAGCTCAACTGAGCCCGGATCTGTTGATCACACGAGAAGTCGACGGCCGTACGCAAGTGCTGCATACCACCCCCGCTGGAGTCGTCACACCGTATGACTCATTGCAAGCATTCGGCGAAGCCTGGGGGCGAAACCTGGAGAAAGTATTTGTTTTCGACAGCCTGAATTGGAAGCGCCAGGAAATCGATGCAAACATTTTTGATACACAAGCGGCGCTCATCCTCAATGCCATGGTGGAAAACGTAGCGTCCATTGCGCTTCCGACGTCGGGCACGCTTGATCAACTGGAGCAGGCCTTCTTCCGTGCAAGCGACCCGAGCCCCTGGTTCACCGGAGCCTATGCTGCAAATGCGGCCGAGCTTGGGCGGCTGCGCAATAATTTGCCAGGCTGGCTCAAAAACGCCAGCGAAGCAGATCGTGACACTTACCGGCGTCACTCGTTGGCACTGGCCAGCAGCGTACAACGTAACAATGGCCGGACGTTTCTCGACGGCATTCCCGATATCCGCACCTACGCCCAGCAGCAGCTGGACGAGCAATTGTCCGGTAAGGGCTACACGGCAAAAGATGTGGAAGTGGTGTTCAAGGTCGCCGTGGGTAACCTGGGCAGCGGCTACATCGAGCGGGTGAAGATGAGCCTGGTGGATATGGCTCTGAACAATCTCGCCGGCTTGCCCAAGGGCGAGATGGAAGTCCATCTGCGCGGGCAACCAAGCAGCGACCCGCAAATGCCGCAGATGCTCAAGAACCTGATCAGCAGCGTGGACATCGGTAGTCACTACCCGCAACTGCTTAATCGCGAACTGCTCAGCAAGACCCCGCAATCCCAGGAGCGGGCAGCGCGTTTTGTCGAACAGGTGCCGATCCAGCTCGCCATGCAGGCGCTGGGGCTCAAGCTCAAGGGCGAAGCCGGGATGACCGCCCAGGGTTACCGCTTTATTGAAGCACTCACCCAGCCCGGTGCGGGCAGCAAACAGGTGGATGGACAGGAGATTACCGTGCGCCCCCTGGCATTTGTGCGCAAACCAGGGGCAACGCCAGACGTTGTCGACAACATGTTCATCATCGAACCACTGGCCGGCACCAGCGGCCCACATATTCTCTATCGTGCGCAACTGAAGCCTGCGTTGCTGGAGTTTGCAAGCCGCGACGCGCTACTGGAAGCCATCCGCCAGCCGGGTGCGCTGCAAGACAGCGTGCTGGCCTGGTTGAAGGATGACAAGGTCAGAGCGGTGTATGGCAATGGCGGTTTTCGCATCCCCAATATTGCACGCTTCACCGTATTCAATGAGTTCGACCCACCCACCACGCCCAAGCCCACCACCCTCGCCGTCGACGGCTATGCTGAGGCCACCAAGCTACGCCAGGACCAGCTCAACGGTGGTCTGTTCACCCATTGGTTCCGATCCAACGCCAACAGCCTCGTCACCCTGGCGCAAGGCCAATCCACCTCCGACGCTGAAAGCCGCTGGGCTTCGCACAAGGAACTCGGTTGGCTGCTATTCAACACGTTGCTGCCGGTATTGCGCGGGCCGGGGGCCATGGCAGGCTGGTTATTGCAATTGGCCAACAGCGAAGAGGACATCAAGCGGCTCTCCACACCAAACGACCCGGACCCGACTTCGGCGGTGATCGACCTGCTGATCAATTTGGGCATGACGCTGACCCATGCTCCGACCAGCGAGCCTGGCAAACCAGCGCAGTCCTTTGAACACTTCGAGCAGGACGCCCATTCCGACAGCCGCGGTCCGCTCCCTCGCGACAGCAATCAGCCGATAGTACGCCAGGCTGTGATCCGCCAGGACCCGACACCTCCCTCCTCCGGCAATTTTGGCGGCAACGGTACGGCCATCGATATCCGCTTATCCAGCCCGCGTGGATTGACGCCAAGCCTGCTTGCACACATAGACTCGTTCAAAGTAACGGCTCCGACCACCCCTGGATTGCCCATCGCCGAAGGCATCAAAAAAGGTCTGTACCGAGTGAACGATAAGCTGTATGCCAACATCGACAATCACTGGTATCGCGTAGCGACCGACCTGGATGGCCCGTACGTTATTGATGAACAGAACAAGGCGCGTACGGCACCGCCAATACAACGCGATGCCCAGGGTCGTTGGCATTTTGACGTGGCACCCAAGCTCAAGGGCGGCATGCCAAAAAACGAGAGCCCGCAGGATATGGTCAAAAAAAACCTGCTAGCGCAGAAGCAAGCAAAAGCGAACTTCCAGCGCAGCACGCGGGAATTGACCAAAGTGGTAGAAGCCCATGAAAGCGCACTCAAAGAAATCCAAACCAGCCTCTCCGACTACGAGGCCGCTCGAAAAAAACTCAAGACGCTTCGCAACCTATCCAGGAGTGAGGGTTCGGCACAGCGATTTCTTGCGCCCTATCTAGAACAGTACGAGGTCTCCGAGCGGCTCAAGAGCAACCTGGACCAGCAACTTCAGGCGCTCAAGCCGCTGACACAAACCCTAAAGGTGGCTGGCGAAAAAGCCATTGAAATCATTGCACCCAAAAAATTCGGCGGGGTCGACGACCTGTCCAAATTCAAAGAGGACCGCTCAGAGGTGTACGAAAAAGTCCTGCACGCCCTGACTGAAATAGATGACGTTTACACGAAGCTGGCCAACGACGCCCGCCACGTTGGAGTGAACGGCGCCTCGCTGGAGGAGTTGATACGGCAGTCCAATAACGACTCCGAGATCGCTTACGATGAATTGATGCAAGTATCCGAAATGGCCTATCACGCTACTGAAAACCTATTGGCGTCGAAGCAGGCGGTCAGTGACACATTTGATCAGTGGAAGAACGACTCCCCCTTCGGTAATAAAAACGCCGAGGAGTACATCAAAGAGCGATACACCTCCCCTCCCGCCGCCAGAATACTGACATCAAAACTGAATAGGATGTCGTTCCTCAAATTACTAACCACGACATGGTCTGCCCGCAGCGCAGGGGCAACTGATCGCCTGCAGATGAAGCGCTTCCTGACAGAATCCCTGAAAACCGAAATAGTCGCTTTTAACGATCTGCGCCAATACACCGGCTACACCTTGAGCGAACGCAATGCCGCGCTGACTACCATTATCACTAAATACAAACAGGTATTGAGCGACAGCCTCCTTATGCAGGAGGAGCACCCAGAACTCTTTCGGGCGCAATACCACCAGCGTTTCACCGAGGTGCTCAATGAGCTCATCGCCGAAGCGGAAGCCGAGTTGGTCCAAGTCGTCGAAGAAGAGCAGTTTCTAATTCCAAAAGCGCCCCCACGCAGCGACCAACGGGCCAAACCGAGTAATCAACGCGTATTCAAGACTGAAGACAATGAGACCTTGATCGGCACCCTGCGCGCTCCGGAACCGGGCCAGACCTTTGACATTGTCGATGTGATAGACCCACAAAGCGGCCAACCCATGGAGAGTTATAGCGAACACGCGAATGATCGTGGGTGGGTGAAGATCATCCGTGGGCAGCCCACACCTCCCCGCCTTACCTCCCCCCCGAGGTCCCTGGCGAACTATAAGAGCGAGGCACAAAAGCTGATGAGTGACGCGGCGAAAGAGGAGCAGTCAATTCTTTTCCAGAAACGCAAACTTAACGATCCGGCGCGGCGCGATACTGTTACCCCCAAGGATTGGAACGATATGCTAGAACCGCTGGCCAATAAACTCAGGGAGACAGCGGATCAAGCCGAAGCCAGCCATAGAGCCAGACCGGAAACCGCCGACTTAGTTGCACAATGGAGGGCCGCCGCAGATGAGCTGCTGCAAAAGGCCCGTCAACACGCCGCAGACGGCTTTCTGGTTCAGCCGCCGACAGCGGAAAATGTCGACTTCTTGTGGACCCATCGCTTTGTCGATATCAACCTGGTAAAGCGGGACTTCCAATTAAAGCCAAACGACTTTCTCACCGAGTACCAAGTTCGCAAAAAAGGCGAAGTCGAACCGTTGTGGTATGCCCACTTCCACTATCCGCAGAAAGGCTGGAAGCGAGCCGACCACAACGCTGCGCATCTGAAAATCCCATCCCAACGCTACAAGACCCAAAAGGACTTGATTAGAGAAGCAGGAAACAATGGCGTCGTGGAGAAAATAACCAAAACCAGTATTACAGCCCCGTTGGACCAGAAGCTCTTTCTGGATCTGTGA
- a CDS encoding glutathione S-transferase, producing the protein MSQALLYSFRRCPYAMRARLALRYSGVPVDIIEVSLKAKPTEMLALSPKGTVPVLSVEGRVIEESLEIMQWALAQHDPEDWLLQGEPAVLALISENDQVFKHHLNRYKYAERYPEQPMEHYRAEGEVFLRKLEGLLTEREYLLADHRSLADAALVPFVRQFAHVDREWFAGTQYYRLQAWLQKFLESPLFIAVMAKT; encoded by the coding sequence GTGAGCCAGGCGCTGCTGTATTCGTTCCGGCGTTGCCCTTATGCAATGCGGGCGCGATTGGCGCTGCGCTATTCAGGCGTGCCGGTGGACATTATCGAAGTGAGCCTGAAAGCCAAGCCGACCGAGATGCTGGCGCTGTCGCCCAAGGGCACGGTGCCGGTGTTGAGCGTCGAAGGCCGAGTGATCGAAGAAAGCCTGGAGATCATGCAGTGGGCGCTGGCACAGCACGATCCCGAGGATTGGTTGTTGCAGGGTGAGCCTGCGGTATTGGCGCTGATTAGCGAGAACGATCAGGTGTTCAAACATCACTTGAATCGATACAAGTACGCCGAACGCTACCCGGAGCAACCGATGGAACATTATCGGGCCGAGGGCGAGGTGTTTTTGCGCAAGCTGGAGGGTTTGCTGACAGAGCGGGAGTATTTGCTTGCCGATCACCGGAGCCTGGCAGATGCGGCGCTTGTGCCCTTTGTACGGCAGTTTGCCCATGTGGATCGCGAATGGTTTGCGGGGACGCAGTACTACCGGTTGCAGGCGTGGCTTCAGAAATTTCTGGAGTCACCGCTGTTTATTGCGGTGATGGCAAAAACCTGA